The Triticum aestivum cultivar Chinese Spring chromosome 5A, IWGSC CS RefSeq v2.1, whole genome shotgun sequence genomic sequence TCACTTTTTGATGTTTTCGGAAACAGGGAAAAAAAtagaatgggccagcccaggtaggAGTGCTTGAGGTGCCCGTTTGCAAAATGCACCGTAACAGGCGCATTTGCGGCATAAGTGACGGACCAAGAAGTTGCACATGTATGGCCTAGACTAAAGCATGCCCAATGCAGCGGGCGTGGATGTACTGCGCCTAGGGAGGCAAAAACAAATAACACTTTCACGTTTGGCAAGGTTTGGGTCTCCCATTCTCGTGTCACCGCCGCCATTTGAGAATTTTGGGTCCCCTCGCATCTGGCTGCCATCTTGGTGCTGAAAGGTGGGGGACCTCGGATCCACTAATTAAGAGTTAACTTTTAGGTTTCTAAAATAAAATTTAAGGCCAAGCTTTTAGAATAAATTGGGTAGAGGGCAAATCATTTCCATAACCCCAGATAAGCAACAAAAGAACTTGCCTTTAATTGGAGAGCTCCTATGTGGTGCCTTAAGCGCCACTATGAGGAACCACACCCACGAGCCATCACTTTTTGATGTTTTCGAAAACAGGGAAAAAAAtagaatgggccagcccaggtaggAGTGCTTGAGGTGCCCGTTTGCAAAATGCACCGTAACAGGCGCATTTGCGGCATAAGTGACGGACCAAGAAGTTGCACATGTATGGCCTAGACTAAAGCATGCCCAATGCAGCGGGCGTGGATGTACTGCGCCTAGGGAGGCAAAAACAAATAACACTTTCACGTTTGGCAAGGTTTGGGTCTCCCATTCTCGTGTCACCGCCGCCATTTGAGAATTTTGGGTCCCCTCGCATCTGGCTGCCATCTTGGTGCTGAAAGGTGGGGGACCTCGGATCCACTAATTAAGAGTTAACTTTTAGGTTTCTAAAATAAAATTTAAGGCCAAGCTTTTAGAATAAATTGGGTAGAGGGCAAATCATTTCCATAACCCCAGATAAGCAACAAAAGAACTTGCCTTTAATTGGAGAGCTCCTATGTGGTGCCTTAAGCGCCACTATGAGGAACCACACCCACGAGCCTGCCTTATGGGCTGGCCCATTTACATGGCGACCAGGTTGCTCGTCCAGGAACCATTTCTAGTTTGCTCACTAAGGGTGAGCTGAGTTGACCTATCCGAAAAAGCCAAaaatattcaaaaaagttcatggattaaaaaaacacaaaataaaaaatttcattgattttggaaaaatcataatttttttaaaaaaatatccgATTTTGTAAAATGTTCACCCAGTTTGACAAAAGTTCGTCAATTTTAAAAAATttatcaaatttggaaaaagttcacaaaattgaaaaagttcacaaaattgaaaaagTCATCGATTTTGAAACAAAAATCAATTCCGTAAAactttcacaaatttgaaaaaggttcattgattttgaaaaaaatcacaaaagtaagaaaaggaaagaaaaaatgaaatgaaaaggaaaaagaaaaaataatagcAGAAAAAAGAGTAAGAAAAATGCAACGGACTAGGTGGTTAGTGTAGATTATTGGGATAAAGAGATCACTGGTTTGAATCTCTCTCGTGCCGTGTTTTTTGCTGTTTCACAAGGGGAAAAAAGAAGCCCAACGGGCCGGCCCAGCGCAGGGGCGGTGGTGTGCACTCGATTGCAGGAACACTAGTAACGGACGCAGAAGACATTTAGGAAATGCCCCTTAATTTTCTGGTGCATACACAATGGCCGAGAGCATCACCAACAGGCGCACTGTAGCATTTTTAGCGCGCCGGACTTAACATTGGTTATCAGATGCCAAAAAATGTGCGCCAAAAAAAAAACATAcagtgcaaattgtgaagcgcgcgCAATCCGGCGCCTCAAATTTGCAGCTTCTGATAACGCTTTTTAGCGCGTACCTAAATATTTTTTGCGCGTGCACTATTTTATACCTTCTGCTAGAGCTGTCCGGCTTTCAAAAAATCTGAATTTTAGCGCGCGGAGTAGTTTTTGTgcacctgttggagatgctctgaagGGTAGGTTTCTGCCACATGTGCGAAGCCCTTCATCGTTGAAGGAAAGGCGCAACAAGTAACAATGGGTTATACATGTGGAGATCCACCTATCAGACACAACGTATCGACCGATAGACTCAACATTGAGCTAGCTAGGCAAGCATAAACTTGGAAGAGATGCCTAATTCAtataatttcacatatattataATGTTTGAATTTTCAAGTGAAGTTGCTAGGAATTAGCCGGCTAGTAGTTGAAAGTTATCAGCCAACTGATAGCTGGGAGCTACCAGTCACCTCGACATCTGTTAGATGCGTGACATCACATATTTTAGCCGCAGTCATAAAGATCTCGCACCCGCACAATGGAGCGTCAAGAATCTTAGTTTTGGGGGGTGCCATAATTTACATATGCAATATAACTTATTTTTATTGAGAGGCACCTTGATCATCCTCATCGTGGTCAATCTGGAAGGCCCGTAACACGTGCTTCTTCAACGCCGAGCTGTCATCTTGACCTAGAACGTCCAACACGAGGCTCGACAACAAGCACGCTCTGGGGCTAGCGGCCTGGACTCCATCTTGCTTGAGAAGGAGCCTTCTGTAATACAGGGCGCCCATTAGGCTGCTGTTCACCCTAATGTGCACGGCATTCGTTTGTGTACGCGTCATTTGGATGCACATTGTACATCCAAACTGCACCATAGGATCAAGATCGTGTGGCAGATAGGGCATTCGCTGTCAGTTTCTCCCCGGCGAACGTTTTCCCTAGGATAAACCGCGTGTGCCACCTGAGGCCGCTGCGGCGTTTCCCGTCGAGCCGCGTGGGTGGCATGCCGGCCCGGCCAGCCCCAGCCAGCACCACAAAGTCTGTAAAGTCTCCGCGCGAAGTAATCACATCACCATCCTCTCCGTCCTTCCTTCCCCGACCCCAAACCCCCGGACCTGAGCAGGAGAGAAATTTCCCCCGATCCGGGATCTCCATCGCCGATGGCGTCCCGGAGCTGCACCTTCCTCGAGATCCTGCTCGCCATCATCCTGCCGCCGCTCGGCGTCTTCCTCCACTACGGCTGCTGCAGCGTAAGCAACCCCATCCCATATAGCCTTCCTTGCAATGATCTTCTTCACGCGCTCTCTTGAGCCTTCCTTGCGCAGGATCTTCCAGAGATTGCAGAAACCTGCTAtcttgttagagtacgtaatgggcctaatggcctgggctggcggtatagcccgttagtcttagggttaattagagataagggtcgttttcttaggggtcaagtaagccttgcttgggagtcaagtaaacctctctacataaagagaggagatgtatcaatctattcaagcaagaattaagaaggaaatcccttccatcttgcccggccgtgggcaaaaggcccccggccggccctctcgcgccctccttctagcagcgccataacataTCCTCTTCAGAATCACCTGCACTCCCATCCAGGTTGTATTATTAAAACACATATCATTTCTGCACCTTCAGATAACCCAAAGAGTGGCTGGGGTAACCAAATTCTCAGCTTGCAATGATTTGTGTTTCCCCCACATACATGCCACATTACCAAAAGTGGGTAGGAGAATACACCCAGAGGTGGAGTGAATAATTCTCCATATCTCAGCAGCAACATCACACTCAAAGAACAAATGGCTAGTTGTTTCATATTGATAACAAAATAAGCAAGTAAGATCATTTAAATGTTTTCTTTTAATCAAATTCCCCCTAACCAACAATTTATTGTGAGCCAGCAGCTACAAGAAAAAATGAATGTTGGGGGGAACATGAACTTGCCAGATATCAGGGATATGCACAGGGCTAATGCCCCTAAAATTAATCACATCATACATTGATCTAACATAATACTTACCATTAGACTCTAATTTCCAAATTAAAGCATCTTCCTCATCATTTAAAGTGATTGATTGCGCAATACTAAGTAAATCAAACCAGAGATGTAGCAGCCTACTGTCCACACATCTCCTAAAGGTGATCTTAAGATCAACCCCATCCCACAGATCAACAATAGACAAATTATGTTCATTAGCAATGCTATATAGCTACCAAAATTGAATTGCTAAGCTGCAAGACCAAAACCAATGGTCTTCCCAAAATTTTACTCTCTTCCCATTTCCCACTTTCCATTGGAAGCCCATCTTGGCTGCTTTAGCAGCCCAGAGAACCCCTTCCTAGAAAGGACATGGGTTATTATTAGGGCAAGAGAAGATGTTGGGATTATTGGTTCTGTATTTGGAATCAACAATCTGCTTCCACATCTTTTGATCTCCCATATAGTATTTATATACCCAAGAAGCTAGCAGGCTTAGATTCATTTCAGCAATGTTAGGTATCCCCAGACCACCATATTGCTTTTTTCTGGGTCAGTAGCCCCCAACTAGCTAGATGGTACTTGTGGTGTCCCTCGTAGTTGTCCCAGAAACAGTGTGCCATCTGTGAGTTGATCAGATTAATAGCCCACTTGGGGAATTTGATCATACTCATCAAATAAGTGGGAATACTAGCTAAACAAGATTGGACCAACACTAGTTTCTTCTCATAACCTAATAGCCTTCCTCTCCATCCAGCAACTTTTTTAGAACTTTATCAACCACAGGTTGCAAGTCTTCTCTTCTGAGCTTGGAGTGATGGAGAGGAAAACTAAGATATTTCAAGGGGAAAGTTCCCAGGGCACAAGATAGGGCTTGAGCCACATTCTGGGCTTCTTCCTCCTTGACATTGATAGGAACCAGATCACACTTATGAAAATTGATTCTCAAGCCAGACATTTGTTCAAAACAAGAGAGCAACCATTTTAAGTTCTTAGTAGATTCCAagttattttccaaaaataacaaAGTATCATTTGCATATTCCAGGCTGGTTACTCCTTGAGGAAAAATATTAGGCATCAACCCAATCAACATTTTGTTTTTAGCATCTTTATTTAGCATTCTGCTAGAAACACCAGCTACCAGGTTGAAAAGCAAAGGGGAGGCAGGATCACCTTGTCTTACCCCTTTATAAATCTCAAAAAATCACTATTACAATCATTAATTCTAACACCTACATACTGTTTATAAAGAATGGATTTAATTTTTTTCATCCATTTAGGGCTAAATTTCCTCTGGTACATGACTTTCATCAAGAATTCTTTACTAATTCTATCATAGGTTTTCTCATAATCCAACTTAAAGTCAAAACCCTCCTTTTTATTAATCACAACATCATGAATAATTTCATGAGCTGTTACCACACTCTCCACTATAAACCTGCCTTTAATGAAGGCAGTTTGGTTTTGGGAGATGATCTCTTCCCCAGGTTAAAGACCATCCTTTTTATTGCCCATGGTGAGCACTATGAGCGCATCATTCACACACACCTAACTGTCTGCTCACAAGGAATGGACGCAGGCCAAGACTTGGCCAAGAGCACAGTCGAGTGGCGACCAATGGATGCGATCTTGGAGtagtgggggaggggggggggggtgccatgGGGGGTGAAGAGAAAGGAGAAAGCAAAGGGGGATGGGCCAAAAAAATAATTACGAAGTGGTCCGTCGGCCTAGTAGCATACAACACGATTTCCTATTAGACGTCACTATGATGGTCAAAGCGAGAGGTTTGACTAACCAAACACGACTAACGGTTTGGCATCTTCATAACCTAACACGAGACACAACAACAAACAATTAGTGTGTCTGACAAAGAGAACGGACACATTTATCGGTTAGTCAGCTCGAGAAGATGCGCCGACACCTGTTAACAATGCGTGACTAAGCGCATCGACCTGTTTAGTCATGTAAATTGTTTGTGGAATGTCGCGACACATATTCTAACTAGGTTTTGTGAGTCCTCCGGTGACTCTATTTTTCATGTAACCTCGAGTTGTATCAGGAAGGCACTTTATCTTAATTATACTTGATCAATAAAGTGTGATATTCCTCAAACAAGAAAAAGCCCTGTAGTTGGATGGTTAAATGGACAATGATATCatagcccatcagggttcaagtcctgatgctcgcatttattgaggatttattttagaattttcggcgatacgcgttcagtgggaggagacgttcccgttgactacgaggcacctatagTGACTTTGTAAAATCTTAAAATGATATGCCGACTTATTCTGTCGGAGATACTCATACGGATAGAATATACGTGTAACGCgtttatagggatgagtgtatatgcgtatgtatgagcgcttgtgtctataCTGATGTTAAAGAAAAAACAATGCGTGACTACGGGTGAGTAGGTGCACACGGCCATCGAATTAACGTGACACGAGAAAATGTACGATCTTCCGGCCAAAAGCCGTGTTGCTCACTTGCACGGACGTTTTACACCGGCACAACACAAGGCAGCATATACCGTTTGTCGTATCGGAATTCAAGCCGGAATTTATTTAGTTGTGTCGGAATTCAGAATTACAGGGTGGAGAAACCGGGCACCGTTCAAGTAGTATGTAAATAGCCACTTCAAATGCTCCACGTGTTGTGATATAAATTTTCTGGGTCCGTGCATGGTGGCACGTTGTGGCCGTTTCGCCGTCGATCCGCGTGGCATGGCATGTCGGCACAGCCAGCCAGCAGCCCAGCAGCACCACAACTTGTGTAATAAAGTCTCCTTCCGTCCTTCCTTCCTTCCCCGACAGAGCAACGCGGCCCAAATCCAAACCCCCCGGACCAGCAGAGCaagagaagggagagagagagagagagagatctccatcCCCGATGGCGTCCCGGAGCTGCACCTTCGTCGAGATCCTGCTCGCCGTCATCCTGCCGCCGCTCGGCGTCTTCCTCCGCTACGGCTGCTGCAGCGTAAGCAATCCAtccccttcctctcctctcccccGCGAGGCGATCCTGCTGGGCTGGATGGATGGATCCATGCTGGATCCTGATATATAGCATACTAACAACAGTGTTGATTGGTCTTTCTTTCTGTCTGTCTTGAACAGATGGAGTTCTTGATCTGTCTGCTGCTCACCATCCTGGGCTACATCCCCGGCATCATCTACGCCATCTACGTGCTCGTCGCGCATGGCTCGGCCTCGGAGGAGAGCGGCAAGGACTACGACGCCCTTGCTTGATGTCCTGTAGCAACTCATGCCGTGCGAATCAacatcgtgtgtgtgtgtgtgtgtgtgtgtgtgtggcgtgtGTTTGTGTTTCCATCTGCACTGTGTGGCGTGCCTTCCTGTGATTCTCATACAACCGAATAAATTTCAGCTCTGAAGATTTTTTCCACTGGTTTACGCCAGTCGGTGAGCAGGTTTGTGTAACAAACAGGAGTTACGATCCCAGGATTCCCCACCACTCGATTTTGTGTGCTCTATGCTTCGTTGCTGGTAACCACCCCTCGTCAAATGTGTCTCTCTTTTGATGGTGCAAATGCCTTGTTTCCAAACCCTTTTACTCCTATACActtcctccatttcaaaatatagtgcgtccgcgtttttcgaggttcaactttgaccataaatttaaccaatgagaccaactgcggcggaaaaaaatttatataattgaaaacttctttcgaatacgaattttcactgatataatttttgctcccgctaCAATCagtcttgatagttaaatttacggtcaaatttAAAGTACGTGGATAGAGAAAGCACTAcattacattgtggaatggagaGACGTTTAGACAATTCGGACAAAGGACAAAACAGTTCAGTGTCGACTGTCCAAAATGTCTTATCAAAAAGGAGGGAGTGATGTATGTCACGTCGTCCTGATGTAGAGGTAGGGAAGGATCAAACTGTCTTTTTAAGTAGGATAGGAGAGAAGTTTTAGAACCATCATCATGGAGTACTAAGTAATAAGCGCACCAAACGCGGCAGCAGATGCTGTCAAATGTCCAAAACAAGCCGCCGAGACGTGCTTTTGTTTCGGCATGGGTATGCTGTGGACGTGCTGACAGCCCGAAAGGAGAACTTGCTGTCTCGCCTTCACCTGGGCTGGAGAGAAGCAGAGGTTTGCTTGcttctcatctcatctcatctcatctcatgtgATGGGCTGGATGGGGCATCCATGCAGGTGCGGCTCGTCGTCGGCTACTTTACTAGAGCAGGAGCAGCAGTTGGAGATGGCGGGACGGCTCGGCGCCGGCCCTGATGGAGGAGCTGCAAGGATGCTGCTTTACTGGCGGTCTTACATTTTGAGGCGGAGCGagcagtatgtatgtatgtatgtatgtatgtatgctcgGCGGCACTGATTGACGCACTTTGGTTGGATGCCGCTCTCGCTATTTAGATGCCACGACATCTAAAGAGCCTTGCCACCGACCGATACTTCCGATAATAGTCAACAATGGATTATATGCATGCTACCAAATCAATCCTCATTCCCTCCGTCATTCTACGCAACAGCCTCTGTTCATATGGATGGGTAAAGAGGTAATGGCATAGGTGGTGCTCGAACTTTCACTTCAGTGCCTAAACATGAAAAAATACGTTGAACTGGTCCTAAAACTTGACGCGATCATGCAAATACGGTGCTAATGCCATTCATAGACGTAAAGGGTACTAATGTGGCACAACATTTGATCGGCGCGGCGTAGTATCCACTTGTAGTGACGAAACAGGATTTTAGTTGAATACCATGTCCCTATGACTGGTGGGCCCCGTCTGTCAATAGACGAGAAAACCGAAATAAAAAAATGCCTTGAAGCGTGTGGGCGTGCTGTGCTAGCCACTCCATTGGATAGCTTCAGTTTCCAAATTTGGCCCGTCggccttttctttttttgaggGGTCTCAGATTTAATACTTGTGCTACTTAAATTGGCCTTCAACCAGTGAGGCCCATTTAGCACATGTTATCTTTTTAAAAAAATATCTTTGAATAATAATCACAGTAATACACATGCTACCACTCTGCATTTTGCACATGTTAACGTCTGTAGATTATAATCATAATAATAATCTTAGATTCAAATATTTATGTGTATTAATAGTTACCTCATAATATACAAATATTCATGTGCATATATTATTTATAAAAAAACTATAAATGtacataaatactccctccgttcggaattacttgtcgcagaaatgaatgtatctagatgtattttagttttacatacattcattttcgagacaagtaattccgaacggagggagtaataacctTGTGGTACACAAATATTCATGTGCATATattatttataattttttttataaatgGTACATAAATAATAACCTCACGGTACACAAATATTCATGTGCACACACAAAAAGAATATATGCAATAAGTGAATATAGTGAATATATGCAATAAGAAATGTTCCAGTAAGTTTAAGAATTAAGAAATATTAACATATTATTTTTAAAATACTATTTTCAATATAGTGAATGAATATTTTCATACATGCCTGGCTCATATTTAATTTGAAGAAATTTACGGGTAACAACATTTACTAAATACTTATGAATATTCACTAGCGTATAATTTCACTTATGGATTATATTCTGAATTTTTATATAATGTAAATATAATCCATGAGTGAATATTCATACATACATTCTAAATTTTAAATTATGAATAATTTTTACTTATAGAAACATTTTCTTAAACGACATACTTATGAATTATACAAATATGCATTTAATTACTCAAATATTTGAATAATTAAAATAATTTACAAACTGTAATTTTAAaatatttgaattattttatattaaattatACAAACGAAAATTCGTATCTATTATTTCAGTTATATTAATGTCTTTTAAAGTAATACATGAATATTCTAAAAGTTATATGAACATTGTTTTAAGTTAGTTATTTTAGTTATATGTATAATATTTATAACTATTAATACCACACAAATAATTGAACTTTATTTGCATTACTGTATTTATAATTTACAGATTTTTTACATTTTTAAAAATTAACATGTGCTAAATGGGCAGCACTAACTGCAAGCAATTTAAGTAGCACGAGCTTTTTATATTTCATAGTACATCAAGCCTAA encodes the following:
- the LOC123107704 gene encoding low temperature-induced protein lt101.2 yields the protein MASRSCTFVEILLAVILPPLGVFLRYGCCSMEFLICLLLTILGYIPGIIYAIYVLVAHGSASEESGKDYDALA